gcctgcggactcaagggtcccgggttcgattcctgtcaagggcatgtgccttggttgcgggcacatccccagtggggagtacaggaggcagctgaccgatgtttctgactctctatccctctccctccctcgctgtaaaatatcaataaaatatactttgccgaaaccggtttggctcagtggatagagcgtcggcctgcggactgaaaggtcccaggttcgattccggtcaagggcatgtacctgggttgcgggcacatccccactgggggatgtgcaggaggcagctgattgatgtttctctctcatcgatgtttctgactctctatctctctcccttcctctctgtaaaaaatcaataaaatatatttaaaaaatatatatatactttaaaaaaaagattaaggcTACCAAGGTGACTAATAATATTCTGGGGGAGAAACTTTGATGCTATGCAAATGTCCTGCTTCTCTTTAAAGGTTGGCCTATTACCTTTTCCGTTAATCAGTAGAGTCTATGTGCAGCGATTATTATAGTGGTGCTCTgatgttaattttcttttaaaatatgtttttattgattttagagagagggtaagggagagacatagatagaaacatccatgagagagaatcattgatcggctgcctcctgcatgcccccttcctcccggcccccccacccccactggggattgagcccaaaactcaggtatgtgccctgaccaggaatcgaaccagtgacctcttggtttatgggtcaaccactgagtcaccccaGCAGGGTCTAatgttaattttctattttcatcattcattTGACAtttctatacagtggggccttgacttacgagtgtcccgactaatgagttttttgagataccagctgtctctcggcagattttttgcattgagttgatagagtaatttgagttaatgagctccttaacaagctcggtctcggaaagaattaaactcgtgagtcaaggccccactgtattagaaTTCTGCTCTCAGGATAATTTGTCCCTTCTCCCTCATTTTTAAATCGATTCAATGTCTTTAAATCAGTATGAACTGTGCTAATTTATCTTATTATTTGGGTTATAATTCAAGACTGttggtatttattttcttgttcaaaTTGTCCCAGCTGTGGCCAGTGGGAGTTCTTTTATTCTGGCTCCTATGTcctttggctttttttcttttttaaagcactttctgGCATTGGAAGATGCTCCAAGATCAGTTTGCAGATCTGGACGCTGAGTTTACTCATTGCTACTAGGATGTCACTGCTTTTGGGGGCAGACAGAGCTaggaaatatgtgtgtgtgtcagaaCCCATGCATGCACACgtatctgtatttatttttgtgcctattaaaaataaacatgtcatGCTGATAACCCCAGTCTAGCACCACATCGCTTATCTGTAATTTGGTTACCCGATAGCATGAAATCTGGCTGTCAGTGTCTACAGCATGTGGACTATTTGTTCAAGGCTCGCATAGAAGCAGATCCAGAACTGTTACCCCCGAGAAACAAATTTACTGACTGTCCACTGTTTCTGTACAATGCAGAGGAAACATCTAAGCTAAGCAAGCAAACCTGTGGTTGTGAGCTGGAGTTGGCCCTCTGGCCTCCACCCTGAGACACTCATGACTGCTCTGGTTGTCAGTTCACACCCTGGTGCAGCCACGTTCACCAGCCTCAGGACGGGTTGGTGGAGGGTGGAGAAGGCGGGTGGGGACCTCTGCTGCAGTCCCCTGATTTTCTCGATGGGTGGGGGTTGGAGAGGAGTATGAGAGGCATTTGGCCCTTTCAGAGGTGCAGACACGGCTCAGTGAGAGTGGGCGAAGACTGGATGAGGTGTCCTCTCCAGGCAAGAGCCCTGGCAGCAGAACCTGCCAGGCGAGTGTGCCGGCCCAGGCATGCATTAGGCAAATGGGTTGTGGCAGGATTTAGAGGCCAGGGCTGCCTTTTCCTGAGAAGggaccaggctgggctggggtgggtgtgGCCTGGGCTGAGTCCCCTCCTAATGCCTCTGTGAGGATACAGTGGTGAACAATAGCACCGGAGCTAACGTTGGGCTCTTACTGCACATCCCAGTTCTGCTCCCGTCGTTGCTTTCATCCTCAACAAGATGCAGCGTGGGGGctgttatcatctccattttacagatgagtccACCAAGGCTCAGAGGGGCATCAATCCAGCTGAGTCTGGCTCCAGACTCCCAGAACTTAATACTTACATGAGAGCTGGGCAGAGAGACACACAGGGTCCCTGGAGCTGGGGATCTAGGGCACAGATGTAccagaagaagaaacaaataaccaatgtagccctggccggtttggctcagtggatagagcgttgccctgtggactgaagggtcccgggttcgattccggtcaagggcataagcccaggttgtgggcttgacccctaatagggggcattcaggaggcagccaatcaatgattctctcatcattgatgtttctctctctccctctcccttcctctctgaaatcaataaaaaaatattttttaaaaaaacaacaatgtaaTTTCAGATGGTGCTGTCATGTGAGATTGGGGAGAAGGGACCAGCCTGGAGGGGCTGGAAGAAGGGTGCTTTGGGCAGACTTCTTCCCAAGTGCCAAGGTCTTGGAGTATGAGTATGTGAGGAACGGGGaggccagtggggctgggagcaagggggggcagggagaaggaaggaggagagactgTGCAGGGCCTTGTGGGTCCTGACTAGGGCTGGGTGTTTACTCAAAGCGACATGGGGCGCCCGGGGAGAGTCTGGAGCAGGGAAGGGGTGTGATCTGAGTTTTAAGAGCTGTTGGCTGCGGGTATGGAACGGGGTGTAGGGTGGAAGCACAGATCCTCCAGGAGGTTCCTGACATCTGGCCCAGTCTTGGGAGCCCCATTCCCTTGGGCCCCAGAGAAAGCAGCGCCcggaggaggcaggagtgggaggTGCTGGGCCCCTACCCACGGACCTACCGCAGCAGGAAGCGGCTCCCTCCACTTCTGAGCGAGCCATTGGAGGTGAGATTGCTGCCTGGGAGGTGTGAAGCAGCCACCCTCCCACCAGGCTGCGGCTTCCCCTTGCAGAGGGTCACTTACGGAGCACCTGCTGCATGCGGGGCTGGTTCTGCAGCGCGCGGGGCTGGTTCTGCTGCGTGCGGGTATTTTTCCAGGCTCCTTCCAGCTAGGTCGCCAGGCTGTAGGCACTCGCTGTGCACAGGGTTACCCCCACCCCCTATCGGCAGTACCCGCTGTGCTGCCCGCGCGCGCTGTGATTGGTCAGAGCCGGCAGGAGCGCAATGTCTCGGAACAGCGGGGACAGGAGCCCGGGATTCTGCCAGGGGCTACCTGGGGTCGCGCCCTGGCCTGCGTGTCCCTCTCGGTCCCTTACCCGGACGTCTAAGATCCACCCCATTCTTAGCCTCCCGTTCAAGTTCATCGCCCCTGTGGCCGGCAGAGGCTGCAGCAGCCGAGGCAAAGGGCACGGTCCTGGGGCCGCCAGGCCCAGCCCCCCTTCCGGGCTCTGGCCTCTGGTCTGAGGGTGAGGGAGCTGGGCCCGGCCAGGGAGCTCCTGGGAACGGGGGGTTGGGGGTGCGGGGCCAGCTGGGACTGGCGCGCAGGAGGAGCGGAAGCCTTGAAGAGGCGTGGGAaagcgacacacacacacacacacacacacacacacacacacacacacacacacacacacggttggaaactgggagagaagcagcaagagacacacagagaaagtgTACAAGAtactcattcattctctctctcactcactgggGGGATACACGACGGACTCAAATCACTGCCCCTGGGGCTGGCAGTTTGGTGGGGACTCAGCCCAGAGGAACCATAGATGAGTAAGTCCCATTCTTAGGAACAGTAAGGGTGGGGGATGGAGTAACCAGGGGGCGCAGGACCCACATCCTCCTTATGGGGGCGGATGTTCCCACAAGAATCCTTCCTGCGCTGCCCGCCCTCCGACGCCCCAACCCCGGGTGGAGCTGCCGGGACCTACGTGCCCGGGGAGGGGACTCGGGCTCCGGCCGCCTCGCAGGAGCCCCTTCCTAACCCGCGCTGCCCGGGTCCCTCCCGGACCCGGCGTTCTCGGGTCCAGTCATGCAGGGTCAGGTGGAAGGTAAGCGGGAAACGGGAGGGACCAGTGCCCAGGAACCCAACCACGGATGGGATCCGTCTGCGGTGGGGactggggaggaggcggggggtgggggcggtgagaAGAGGCTGCAGCTGCCCCGCTGGGAACCCTCCCCCTTTCAGGGTCTCCAGGTCCTCCCACCGCGACGGAGCGTCCCTGAGCGTCCCAGGTCCGGAAGGGGCAGCCGAGGGCTCGCCGGTGCCAGTCGCCGCCGGGACGCGCTCTGATGCTGGAGCGGATGGCACAGGCTGGCAGCCCAAGGGGCGGGGCAATTGCTGGCGACAGCCTTAGCTCGGCTTTGAGGGccagtctccccccacccccacccccctttccgcCAGCCGTCTTCAGTCCCGCCCCCACGAGCGGCACCCGAACTCTGGGCTCCAGGCTGCGCGACTGCGGGGGCGCACGGACAAGGCGCTGGGTGAGTGCACAGCACTGGGCCCTTGGGACGCGCATGGCTTGGTCTGGCCCGGAAAGGTTGCTCTGGCCACCCCGCGGGTCCCCTTCCTTGGAGTGCCCGGGCCTCTCCTGGAGGCGGAGAAAGCCAGCGACTTTGCCGTTGTCGTTGCATGGATGCTGGcgcgggctggggcggggggagggggggacgccTGGAACCCTCAGGCCTTGTCCTTTCTGGCCACTGCCCTGCAAGTTTCCCCACCTGAGGACCGAGCCTGCCTGCCGGGGCCAGGCGGGAGGTGCGGGGGCTGAGAGCCTGTTTGCAGACTCCCCGTCAGAGAAAGGGCAGCCCGTGTCTGCGTGTGTTTGATGCCCGCTCCCCGCAGCGGGACGGAGCCCCAGCCTCTCCGTGGGTCTGTATTTGTGCCTGCTTCCCTATGCACAACTGAAGCCGCCTGGCAGGCACTGGACCCAGCCAAGTCCAAACAAGTCGGTTCCCGTCCCcaggccttagttttctcatccgTGAAATGGGACCTGCGCGACTGTGTGCGTAGCTGTTTCTGCGTGGCTGTGCTTGTGTGGGAGCATGAACACctttgtgtctgtttctctgcgaGGCACTTCTTTTCTGCCTCAGTGTCTTCGTCTGTACACGGGGCTATGGTGAGAGTCGTCCAGGGGACTAAAGGGCCCAGTCGCAGGGGATCATTATCAGGCTTTCATGACACGTGTGCCTGTCTGCTGGAGCTACCTGTGCATTGTGGGCCTGTCGGTTGCCCTCGGGCTCGGGCTCTGTGAAATGGGCCGATGGCTCAGCGTTCTCACGGGTTTTTGCGGTGGGTGAAAGGGCAGGAACGAGCCCTGTGTGCAGCTCAGGGCTCCAGGCTGAGCATGGGTGGAGGTTGTGAAATTGTGGCCTGTGTGGCTGTTGGTATTGCTGTATGCCTCTGCCTGTGTTGCTTTATCTACGGATGAAtgcatttctgtgtgtttttcgGATGGGATCTGACCATTTTTGCCCTCGTTTGTGACCGTGTACATATATATCCTTGTCGGTGTGTCACTGTATTTGTGCATCCCTTCCTATGTGCGGCTGTATTTGTGTGCTGCATTCTGTTTACGATTGAATATACCTCTGGTTATCTCGATGATGTGCGAGTTATGAGTATCCCTCAGGCACTGTGGGACTGTGTCACCCTGTTCCCTATTATTATTTCTGTGTCGGCCTGTCACCATGGCCATCCCCCTTCCATCCGGaactccccctgctccccagtgtacctgggaggtgcaggggagggggttAGGGCCCCTCGCCCCTTTGGCAGCGAGGATGGTTCGCGCCAAGCCTGACACTGCACCGCCTCTCCGCAGCCTCGGGGCGGTGGCCCATGGAGTCGGGGCTGCTGCGCCCTGCGCCGGTGAGCGAGGTCATCGTCCTGCACTACAACTACACCGGCAAGCTCCGCGGCGCCCGCTACCAGCCGGGCGCGGGGCTGCGCGCCGACGCCGTCGTTTGCCTGGCCGTGTGCGCGCTCATCGTGCTGGAGAACTTGGCTGTGCTGTTCGTGCTCGGACGCCACCCGCGCTTTCATGCGCCCATGTTCCTGCTTCTGGGCAGCCTCACATTGTCTGACCTCCTGGCGGGCGCTGCGTATGCCGCCAACATCCTGCTGTCCGGGCCGCTCACGCTGCGCCTGTCGCCGACGCTCTGGTTCGCAAGAGAGGGCGGCGTCTTTGTGGCGCTCGCCGCCTCGGTGCTGAGCCTCCTGGCCATCGCGCTGGAGCGCAGCCTCACCATGGCGCGCCGGGGACCCGCGCCCGCAGCCCGAAGGGGGCGCATGCTGGCCCTGGCTGCCGCCGCCTGGGGCCTGTCGCTGATCCTCGGGCTCCTGCCAGTGATGGGCTGGAATTGCCTGGGCCGCCTGGACGCCTGCTCCACCGTCCTGCCGCTCTACGCCAAGGCCTACGTGCTCTTCTGCGTGCTCGCCTTCCTTGGCATCCTGGCTGCCATCTGTGCGCTGTACGCGCGCATCTACTGCCAGGTGCGCGCCAACACGCGGCGCCTTCGAGCTGCTGGGGGCTCCTCCAGCCGGGCACGCCGCACGCCGCGCTCCCTGGCCCTGTTACGCACTCTCAGCATAGTGCTCCTGGCCTTTGTGGCGTGTTGGGGCCCCCTCTTCATGCTGCTCTTGCTCGACGTGGCGTGCCCGGCGCGCGCCTGCCCCGTGCTCCTGCAGGCCGACCCCTTCCTGGGCCTGGCCATGGCCAACTCTCTTCTGAATCCCATCATCTACACGCTCACCAACCGCGACCTGCGCCACGGGCTCCTGCGCCTCCTCTGCTGCGGCCGGCGCCCTCGGGGCCGGGGCTCGGGAGCCTCCCAGCGATCCGGGAGTGCCGCTGGGGCTTCGGACGGCCTGCACCACTGGCTGTCCCCCAGCCTAGATGGCAGCTCCATCCGCTCTGAGCTCTCATTGCCCCAGCGGGACGGGCTGGACATAACCCTCTCCACCGGCgcacccacagccccagggaCAGGGGTACCCGCGCCAGCCGCAGAATGACGCCCTTTGACCGGCCATTGCCCTACCTAAGAGCTGTTTCGCAgacgttttcttttttaaataatggacTCGATAGGAAACCCAGCCGAAGATGGTGGAGAAAGAAGACGCAGGGAAAGGTATTTCATTGGCTGGTGTGAAACCCcacaacagtgaacaaaactgACAAAAACCACACTCTTTGTGGAATTGACGTCCTGGTGGGAGCACAGGAGATAATGGCGGCGTGAAGAAATCATGGAGACAGTTCCCGTGACAATGGGCGATGTGATGGTGTCGGGGGAGGCCTCGCTGCAGAGGTGGTGACATGTGCTGTGAGCTGAGACATGACTGAACACCTGAAGCAAGAGCGTTTCCTGTGAGGGGACAGCAGGTGCCAAGGCCCGGAGTGGGAGCGTGCACACAAAGGCAGGGAGGTGACTGGCCACATCACTcagggccctgggctcagggGAGGACTGTACTTTTGCTCTGCTTGAGGTGGGAGCCGTGGAGAGTTCTCGGTGAGGGAAGGGCTTGACTTGGTTCAGTGTTCACAGACCTCTGTGTGAGGCAAAGGTGGTAGCTGGAAGAGCAAGGTGGTGGCTGCACTGGCCACAGAGCGTGATGATGGGGACTCTGACCACGTGGGTTCTGGATAGATTTTGGAAACAGCAGACGGAATTACTGAGGAGTTGAGTGTGGGAGCGAGAAAGGAGTCCGGGACAGCTCTCCCTCCAGCTTAGAGGCGGGAACACCAAAGACAGGGCACTCTGCAATGGGACTCTGGGAGACTCAGCCAATTCTGAGCTGAAACAAGATTTGAGCGTGTGTCAGAtccttcataaaaaataaaaatggaataaaataatacGACCAATTACAGCTTATTGTGCCTGGCTAGTCATCCCACAGCGGTAGGTCCAGGACACGCCTTTTACTCACCCTCACTGCAACCTGGCAAGGTGAGCTTCCCCACCCCGTTTACAGGGCAGGGAACTCTAAGCGGCGAGCACCTTGCACTCGCCCAAGCTGTCAGGCTCCTAGGCCTGcagaggtgcaggctgggtttCTGGCTCCTCCGGAATGGGGGGCAATCCCAGA
The sequence above is a segment of the Myotis daubentonii chromosome 5, mMyoDau2.1, whole genome shotgun sequence genome. Coding sequences within it:
- the S1PR5 gene encoding sphingosine 1-phosphate receptor 5, translated to MESGLLRPAPVSEVIVLHYNYTGKLRGARYQPGAGLRADAVVCLAVCALIVLENLAVLFVLGRHPRFHAPMFLLLGSLTLSDLLAGAAYAANILLSGPLTLRLSPTLWFAREGGVFVALAASVLSLLAIALERSLTMARRGPAPAARRGRMLALAAAAWGLSLILGLLPVMGWNCLGRLDACSTVLPLYAKAYVLFCVLAFLGILAAICALYARIYCQVRANTRRLRAAGGSSSRARRTPRSLALLRTLSIVLLAFVACWGPLFMLLLLDVACPARACPVLLQADPFLGLAMANSLLNPIIYTLTNRDLRHGLLRLLCCGRRPRGRGSGASQRSGSAAGASDGLHHWLSPSLDGSSIRSELSLPQRDGLDITLSTGAPTAPGTGVPAPAAE